One window of Cervus elaphus chromosome 2, mCerEla1.1, whole genome shotgun sequence genomic DNA carries:
- the MS4A10 gene encoding membrane-spanning 4-domains subfamily A member 10 — translation MAAEANEASTVTPRSEAEGPPSKEALSPTPPGLTDLPQKVTQPDLPPPNWHREKPRKSSRVLKELGAVHVVIALVYLFIGGYLVAAVQNLHLVVQKCWYPFWGAASFLISGILAITMESFQKNYLKMCLVANSISFICVLAGLFVIAKDLFLETPFEFPIWKPYPNDTVRIQRLVLALLCVTCVEVFLPGLMAVMAYKDARLSAEEDDLSLVPDSPLELKEQSMMPPPSYEDVTQGDL, via the exons ATGGCAGCAGAAGCCAATGAAGCATCCACAGTTACTCCCAGGTCGGAAGCTGAAGGGCCCCCATCAAAGGAGGCCCTCAGCCCTACCCCGCCTGGCCTGACAGATCTACCTCAGAAGGTGACCCAGCCTGACCTCCCACCTCCAAACTGGCACCGAGAGAAGCCCAGGAAGAGTAGTCGCGTTCTCAAGGAGCTGGGC GCTGTCCACGTGGTCATCGCTCTGGTGTACTTGTTCATTGGAGGTTACCTGGTGGCTGCCGTCCAGAACCTTcacctggtggtccagaagtGTTGGTATCCCTTCTGGGGGGCTGCCTCT TTCCTCATTTCCGGGATCTTGGCAATAACAATGGAGTCGTTTCAGAAAAATTATCTG AAGATGTGCCTCGTAGCAAACTCCATCAGCTTCATCTGTGTGCTGGCTGGCCTCTTTGTCATTGCCAAGGACCTCTTTCTGGAGACTCCGTTTGAGTTCCCTATCTGGAAACCGTACCCCAATGATACT GTCCGCATCCAGAGGCTAGTGCTGGCCCTCCTCTGTGTCACCTGTGTGGAGGTCTTCCTTCCAGGGCTCATGGCTGTCATGGCATACAAGGATGCCCGCCTGTCTGCAGAG GAGGATGACCTGTCCCTTGTCCCTGACTCACCATTGGAGCTCAAGGAGCAGTCAATGATGCCTCCACCATCCTACGAGGACGTCACTCAAGGCGACCTGTAG